In one Niallia taxi genomic region, the following are encoded:
- a CDS encoding chemotaxis protein CheW yields the protein MIEAIDKAVIFQVAGGEYAISIQDVISIEKEENITSVAQLPSYVIGITKVRDELIPVIDLENILYNKTSTSSEHNRLIVIRQEELSFAVLVHAAKEIIDVKAEMIKQAGLSVYQKTSYFTGVLNVEDDRLIMMIDPKNLLDSLAGLNDIKDYMNKQPV from the coding sequence ATGATAGAAGCTATAGATAAAGCCGTTATATTTCAAGTAGCAGGTGGAGAATACGCTATTTCCATTCAGGATGTTATATCAATTGAAAAAGAGGAGAATATAACTAGTGTTGCCCAGCTGCCATCATATGTAATTGGTATAACGAAGGTGCGAGATGAGCTTATACCAGTGATTGATCTTGAAAATATCCTGTATAACAAAACATCAACTTCATCAGAGCATAACAGACTTATTGTCATCAGACAGGAGGAACTGTCATTTGCTGTCCTTGTTCATGCAGCGAAAGAAATAATTGATGTGAAAGCCGAAATGATCAAGCAAGCTGGCCTGTCCGTTTACCAAAAGACAAGTTATTTTACTGGTGTTTTAAACGTAGAGGATGATCGCTTAATTATGATGATTGATCCGAAAAATTTACTTGATTCACTTGCAGGCCTCAACGATATCAAGGATTATATGAATAAACAGCCTGTGTAA
- a CDS encoding DNA polymerase IV, protein MKEFYPKKGRVILHVDMNSFYASVEMAYDPELKGKPLAIAGNVEERKGIIITCSYEARKFGVKTTMPLWEAKKLCPNMIIKKPQFDRYRTASVAMFDILREFTDLVEPVSIDEGYLDITESYEFGTPLEIAETIQKRIYDRLDLPCSIGIAPNKFLAKMASDFKKPMGITVLRKRDVPSVLWPLAVEEMHGIGKKTGEKLRSQGIDTIKALAEADSIQLKGLLGINGPRLKDRANGIDNRHVDPQSANEFKSIGNSTTLAKDTSNQQELFLTIAELAHKVATRMKRKKVHTKGISITIRYSNRKNFSKSKKLNNPLKSESDLIEVSKELFLQGWNGNPIRLLGITATDLVENDHVAKQLDLFSFEKEAEKEPLWKTIEQLKEKYGTKIIEPASERNGISKSDEDVGTQTSFNKDFLQGK, encoded by the coding sequence ATGAAGGAGTTCTATCCGAAAAAAGGCAGAGTAATTTTGCATGTTGATATGAACAGTTTTTATGCATCTGTAGAAATGGCATATGACCCTGAATTAAAAGGAAAGCCACTTGCTATCGCTGGAAATGTGGAGGAACGAAAAGGGATTATTATCACTTGCAGCTATGAGGCCAGAAAATTTGGCGTGAAAACAACGATGCCTTTATGGGAAGCGAAAAAACTGTGTCCCAATATGATTATTAAGAAGCCGCAGTTTGACAGATATCGAACAGCTTCTGTTGCCATGTTTGATATTTTGCGTGAGTTTACCGATTTAGTTGAGCCTGTTTCAATTGATGAGGGTTATCTTGATATTACAGAGAGTTATGAATTTGGAACACCGCTAGAAATAGCGGAAACCATTCAAAAAAGAATATACGACAGACTCGATTTACCATGCAGTATTGGGATTGCTCCTAATAAATTTCTTGCAAAAATGGCGTCGGATTTCAAGAAACCAATGGGGATCACGGTTTTGCGGAAAAGAGATGTTCCTTCTGTGCTTTGGCCACTTGCTGTGGAGGAAATGCACGGAATTGGCAAGAAGACAGGCGAAAAGCTTAGGAGCCAGGGGATTGATACAATTAAGGCCCTTGCAGAGGCTGATTCTATCCAGCTGAAGGGATTACTTGGTATTAATGGGCCACGGCTTAAGGATCGAGCAAATGGTATTGACAACAGACATGTCGATCCGCAAAGTGCAAATGAATTTAAAAGTATCGGTAACTCGACAACACTTGCTAAGGATACATCAAACCAGCAGGAGCTATTTCTTACTATAGCTGAGCTGGCACATAAGGTCGCGACGCGCATGAAGCGCAAGAAAGTCCACACAAAGGGGATAAGCATTACAATCCGTTATAGTAACAGAAAGAACTTTTCAAAAAGCAAAAAGCTGAATAATCCACTTAAGTCAGAAAGTGATTTAATAGAGGTCAGCAAGGAATTATTTCTGCAGGGCTGGAATGGAAATCCTATTAGACTGCTTGGTATTACTGCGACAGACTTAGTAGAAAATGACCATGTTGCAAAACAGCTAGACTTGTTTTCATTTGAGAAGGAAGCGGAAAAAGAACCGTTATGGAAAACGATTGAACAGCTGAAGGAGAAGTATGGCACGAAGATTATTGAACCTGCCTCTGAGCGAAACGGTATATCAAAATCTGACGAAGATGTCGGTACTCAAACCAGTTTTAACAAAGATTTCCTTCAAGGAAAGTAG
- the gndA gene encoding NADP-dependent phosphogluconate dehydrogenase, giving the protein MTKQQFGVIGLAVMGKNLAMNIESRGYTVSVFNRSKEKTEEMLQETEGKNIFGTYTMEEFVQSLEVPRKIMLMVKAGPATDATIEQLKPLLDKGDIVIDGGNTFFVDTQRRNKELSELGIHFIGTGVSGGEEGALKGPSIMPGGQKEAYELVAPIFQDISAKVNDEPCTTYIGPDGAGHYVKMVHNGIEYGDMQLICEAYFIMKHVLGLEAQELHEVFADWNKGELDSYLIEITADIFTKVDEETGKPLVDLILDTAGQKGTGKWTSQSALDLGVPLPMITESVFARFISAMKDERTKASKVLTGPEIKAFTGDKAAYIESVRKALYLSKIVSYAQGFAQMRAASEEYNWDLNYGEIAMIFRGGCIIRAQFLQKIKDAYDRDPELKNLLLDPYFSDITEQYQSALREVISGAVLNGIPVPSFAAALAYFDSYRTETLPANLLQAQRDYFGAHTYQRTDKEGVFHTNWMK; this is encoded by the coding sequence ATGACAAAACAGCAATTTGGGGTTATTGGTTTAGCAGTAATGGGTAAAAACCTTGCTATGAACATCGAAAGCAGGGGCTATACTGTTTCAGTATTCAACCGTTCTAAAGAAAAAACGGAAGAAATGCTGCAAGAAACAGAAGGCAAAAACATTTTCGGAACATACACAATGGAAGAGTTTGTGCAATCATTGGAAGTGCCTCGCAAAATCATGCTTATGGTTAAAGCCGGCCCAGCAACTGATGCTACAATCGAACAATTAAAGCCATTGCTTGATAAAGGCGACATTGTTATTGATGGAGGAAACACTTTCTTCGTAGATACGCAACGACGCAACAAAGAATTAAGTGAGCTTGGAATCCACTTTATCGGAACAGGTGTATCCGGCGGAGAAGAGGGAGCTCTTAAAGGGCCTTCTATCATGCCTGGTGGACAAAAAGAAGCTTATGAGCTTGTAGCTCCTATCTTCCAAGATATTTCCGCTAAAGTGAACGATGAGCCTTGTACAACATACATCGGTCCAGATGGTGCTGGCCACTATGTAAAAATGGTTCATAACGGAATTGAATATGGAGATATGCAATTAATCTGTGAAGCATACTTCATCATGAAGCATGTTCTTGGCCTTGAAGCTCAAGAATTGCATGAAGTGTTTGCTGACTGGAACAAAGGCGAGCTTGACAGCTACTTGATCGAAATCACTGCAGATATCTTCACTAAAGTGGATGAAGAAACTGGTAAGCCACTAGTAGACTTGATCCTTGACACTGCAGGCCAAAAAGGTACTGGTAAATGGACAAGCCAAAGTGCATTAGACTTAGGTGTTCCGCTTCCAATGATTACTGAATCAGTATTTGCACGTTTCATTTCTGCAATGAAAGACGAACGTACAAAAGCTAGCAAAGTATTGACTGGACCAGAAATCAAAGCATTTACTGGCGATAAAGCAGCATACATTGAGTCTGTTCGCAAAGCGCTATACTTGAGCAAGATTGTTTCTTATGCGCAAGGTTTCGCGCAAATGAGAGCTGCATCTGAAGAGTATAACTGGGATCTTAACTACGGTGAGATTGCGATGATTTTCCGTGGAGGCTGCATTATCCGTGCACAATTCCTACAAAAAATCAAGGATGCTTATGACCGTGACCCAGAATTGAAAAACCTATTGCTTGATCCTTACTTCAGCGATATCACAGAGCAATACCAATCTGCTCTTCGCGAAGTAATTTCAGGTGCTGTATTAAACGGTATTCCTGTACCAAGCTTTGCTGCTGCACTAGCTTACTTTGACAGCTACCGTACAGAAACACTTCCAGCAAACCTTCTTCAAGCACAACGTGACTATTTCGGTGCACACACATACCAACGCACTGATAAAGAAGGCGTATTCCACACTAACTGGATGAAATAA